The Gardnerella leopoldii genomic interval ATTCAACAAATCCACAAAACTTGAACACGTGCTTTACGACGTTCGCGGTCCTGTTGTTGAAGAAGCAAACCGCATGGAAGCAAACGGAACGCATATTCTAAAGCTCAACATTGGAAATCCTGCGCCTTTTGGCTTCCGCGCTCCAGACGAAGTAATTTACGACATGCAGCAGCAGCTTATTGACTGCGAAGGCTACTCAGATAGTCGCGGACTTTTCTCTGCGCGCAAGGCGATTATGCAATACGATCAGCTTAAGGGCATTCCAGGCGTGCAAATGGAAGATATTTACACCGGAAACGGCGTTTCCGAGCTGATTAACCTTTCTATGCAAGCGTTGCTTGATTGCGGCGACGAGATTCTTATACCAAGCCCAGACTATCCTCTGTGGACCGCGTGCGCGAGCTTGGCTGGCGGCACTCCTGTGCACTACATGTGTGACGAAAAGTCGCATTGGTACCCAGATATTGCCGACATTCGCTCTAAAATCACGCCGCGCACTAAAGCAATCGTGATTATTAACCCGAATAATCCTACGGGAGTGCTGTATAGCCGCGAAGTTTTGGAAGAGATTGTTAAGATTGCGCGCGAGTTTAATTTGATTATTTTTGCGGACGAGATCTACGACCGTCTTGTTATGGACGGCAAGAAGCATATTTCGATTGCTTCTCTTGCTCCAGACGTGTTCTGCGTAACTTTCAGCGGACTTTCTAAATCGCATATGATTGCCGGCTTCCGCATTGGTTGGATGAGCCTTTCGGGAGATAAATCCAAAGCTCGCGACTACATTATGGGACTTAACATGCTGTCTAATATGCGATTGTGCTCGAACGTTCCTGCGCAATCGATTATTCAGACTGCTTTGGGCGGATACCAAAGCGTTGAAAAGTACTTGGAGCCAGGCGGACGCGTGTATGAGCAGCGCGAATACTGCTATAACGCGCTTCAGGAGATGGATGGCGTAAGCGTCGAGCGACCGGATGCCGCTTTCTACATGTTTGTAAAACTCGATCCAGACCGCTATAACATTCACGACGACGAACAGTTTGCGCTTGATTTGCTGCGCGATCAGAAGTTGCTGATTGTGCACGGCAAAGGCTTTAATTGGCAGACTCCAGGCTACTTCCGCGTAGTCTACTTGCCGCGCTTGCAAACGCTTCGCGACGCAATGAGCAAACTTTCCAACTTCCTCTCCTACTATCGCCAGTAACAGCAACCCCCACCTATAAACTGCGACAAAACACTCATTTCACTCGCAGTCCAGAAAAAGGTGTATATCAAGAGGCATATATTATTCAGAATATGAAAGACATTCATAACATGAAGAAAGAAAAAAAGAGAAGGAAATGAACGCTGCGGCACGAATTCGCACAACTCTTATTATTGCCGTTTTATCGCTTAATGCCTTTCTTATAACAAGCTGTAGATTTGGCGTAAGCCTATATCTTTTAATACATGTCGACTTATCTCACGCAGCGCTTAACGCGGTATCAGTAGCGCTTATGACCTGCATAGCAGCACCGCTTGGCGGCATTATCGCAGATAAATATCCACCAACTAGATTGTTTATAACTCTAACGTTCTGCTTTGCCTTGCTGTGTACTGGATACGGTTTCGCTTTAGTAGCACAGCATAATCTTATTGCTATTACGGTTACACTACTCGGCATAATATTCGGGTTCTTTACTGCATTTTCTTCGCCTAATCAAAAAGTATTAATGGCATATAGCGCGCCAGCTGGCGAAAAAACCAAATTTT includes:
- a CDS encoding aminotransferase class I/II-fold pyridoxal phosphate-dependent enzyme yields the protein MAQNFADELKKAMKRKGYKQIDVIELAAKNGHKLGKSQLSQYLSGKTEPRKDVRNMLAEILGISSDGIKGGHSCAKIEQNCQSAEESQLNQLQQQQQPQLTEAELSKTLKHRTFNKSTKLEHVLYDVRGPVVEEANRMEANGTHILKLNIGNPAPFGFRAPDEVIYDMQQQLIDCEGYSDSRGLFSARKAIMQYDQLKGIPGVQMEDIYTGNGVSELINLSMQALLDCGDEILIPSPDYPLWTACASLAGGTPVHYMCDEKSHWYPDIADIRSKITPRTKAIVIINPNNPTGVLYSREVLEEIVKIAREFNLIIFADEIYDRLVMDGKKHISIASLAPDVFCVTFSGLSKSHMIAGFRIGWMSLSGDKSKARDYIMGLNMLSNMRLCSNVPAQSIIQTALGGYQSVEKYLEPGGRVYEQREYCYNALQEMDGVSVERPDAAFYMFVKLDPDRYNIHDDEQFALDLLRDQKLLIVHGKGFNWQTPGYFRVVYLPRLQTLRDAMSKLSNFLSYYRQ